The Caulobacter vibrioides sequence GTCGGCTTCTTCCACAACTTTGCGGTCGCCCTGACCATCGGCACGGCGGCGCTGGGCGCGCTGTTTGGCGGTTCGCGGGACGAGTGGCGCGAGGGCGTGCCGGCGCGCCTGGTTCTGGACGGCGAGGCCCAGGGCGAAGGTCACCGGTTCGCCGTCATCCTCACGGCGCTGAAGCGTCTGCCGTTCGGGCTCAAGCCGTTCGGCGCGCCCCGCGAGGGGCTGAAGCTTCTCGATGTCGACGCCCCGCCGCGTCGCCTGCACAAGGCTCTGCCCCTGATGCTGAGCGGCAAGACGGTCCCGGCGCTGGAAGGTCTGGGCTATCGCCGTCGAGACCCCAGCGCGGTCAGCCTTTCGGGCGGCGCGCCCTTCGTGTTGGACGGCGAGGTCTTCGATGGCGGCGACCTGACGATCCACCTGGGGCCGCCTTTACGGTTTCTGGTCGGATGAGCCGCCTGCGCGACCTCGTCGCGGCCGAGCTTTCCCAGACAGCGCCTGAACCGATCACCGCCTTCGCGGCGCATCTGGCGGCGGCTTTCCCGGGCGCGCGCGCGGTTATGTTCTATGGCTCGATCCTGCGCACTGGCGATCTGTCGGGCGTCCTCGACTACTACGTTCTCACCGAGCACGTTCCGGCGGGATGGCGAGGCGTGTTCACGCGCCTGCTGTGGCCGGACGTCAGCTATCACGAGTTGGAGCACGGCGGCGCGACGCTGCGCGCCAAGGTCGCGTCCATGACGCTGGCGCAGTTCCAGCGAGCTACCAGCGGCGCGGGCGTCGACACGACCATCTGGGCGCGCTTTGTCCAGCCCTCCGCGCTGATCTGGGCCGATGAAGCCGCACGCGAGACCGTGATCGACTCCGTGACAGCGGCTTGTCGAACGGCGGCCGGCTTCGCCCAGGCGATCGGTCCTGCCGACGCCGCGCCGCTGGCGCTTTGGACGGCGCTGTTCCAGGAGACCTACAAGGCCGAGCTACGCGTCGAGAAGGCGGGCCGCGAGGTGTCGATCCTCACCTACGACCCCGAGCGCTATGAGCGGGTCATGGAGGCCGTTTGGGCCGACGAGGGCCGTGAGCTCTCGCAGGAGGCCAGGACGGCTCTGCTCAAGGCCTGGCGCGTGCGCCGGGCCCTCGGCAAGCCCCTGAACGTGGCGCGGCTGGTCAAGGCGGCCTTCACCTTTCAGGGCGCGGCGCGTTATGCGGCCTGGAAGATCCAGCGCCATACAGGCGTGACGGTCGAGGTGACGCCGTGGCGAGAGCGGCATCCGATCCTCGCCGCGCCCGGCGTGCTGCTCAAGGTCTGGAGAGAGCGGCGGCAAGCCGCGTAGGCTGACGACAATAAAAAACGCCCGGGTCGCAGGACCCGGGCGTTCTTGTTTCAGCGATGCGACCGGTCTCAGGCGCGAGCGCGCTTGAGCGGTTCGATCACGCCCAGGGCCGCGCCGATTTCGCCGTAGGTCTTGAGCACGGCGTCGATCTGCTCGTCGGTGTGGGCGGCGCTGACGCTGGCGCGCAGCAGCGGACGGCTGTCCGGCGTGGCGGGCGGCAGGGCCAGGTTCAGATAGACGCCGGCCTGCAGCAGGCCGTTCCACATGGCGATGGCGCGTTCCTGGTCGGGCATGGTCGCCGCCACGATCGGGCTGGCGCTGGGACCGGTGAGGAAGCCCATGGCGGTCAGGCCGTCATAGAGGCGCTTGGCGTTGCGGTTCAGGCGGTCGCGCAGCTCGGGCTGTTCGACCATGCGGCGCAGGGCTGTCACGGTCGAGGCGGCCACGGCCGGCGGCAGCGAGGCGGTGAACATGTACGGACGGCAGACGACGCGCATGACGTCGAAGTCGTCGTGGTCGGAGACGCAGAAACCGCCGATGGCGCCCAGGCTCTTGGAGAAGGTGCCGACGATGAAGTCGACGTCCTCTTCGACGCCCGCGGCTTCGGCCAGGCCACGGCCGGTCGCGCCCAGCACGCCCATCGAGTGCGCTTCGTCGACGAGCAGATAGCCGCCCATCTCGCGCTTCACGGCGGCGATTTCCTTCAGCGGCGCGACATCGCCGATCATCGAATAGATGCCTTCGACGACGATCAGGCGCTCGCCCGGCGCATCGCCCAGGCGACGCAGGCGCTTGGCCAGGTCTTCAGGATCGTTGTGACGGAAGCGGATGACCTCGGCGTGACCCAGACGCGAGCCGTCATAGATCGAGGCGTGGCTGTCGGCGTCGAGGATCAGATGGTCGCCGCGGCCGACCAGGGTCGACAGAACGCCGAGATTAGCCTGGTAGCCGGTCGTGAAGACCATGGCGTGCTTGCGGCCATAGAACTTGGCCAACTCCTGCTCGAGTTCGACGTGCGACTCGAAGCTGCCGTTGGCGATGCGGGAACCGGTCGTGCCGGTGCCGCGTTCCTGTACGGCCTTGACCGAGGCGGCGATCGCCTGCTCGTCAAAGGTCAGGCCCAGATAGTTGTTCGTGCCCAGCAGAATGGTGGGACGGCCATCGACCACGCCTTCAGTCGGCGAGTGGACGGCGTCAAAGCGCACCTTGAAGGGGTTCGCACCTACATCCTGGATGGCCTTGTACGCGTCGCGATAGGCCAGGTGCTTATCAAATAGCCCCATTAGTTAAGCCCTAGTCCGGAGATCGTTGATCAGTTTGGAAAGGTCGCCAGCGGTCTCGACGGACGCCAGGCGATCGAGCGGAATGGAGATGTCGAAGGTGTCTTCGAGCTCCATGATGATGTTCATGAGGGCCAAGGAATCGACGGCGAGGTCACGGCCAATATGCGACTCCGCACGAACCTCGACAGCCCGCCCCAGAACCTTGGTCGCCGCTACCCCGATCTCGCGCAGGCTGAGATCCGTCACCGTTTCCATTCTAATCAAACCTCCGGGAGCCCCACCCGTGTCACTACTGTAACGGCGAGTCTGTCAGATTTCCGCCATATTTGAACTAGGCGACGATATTTTTGGGTAGCCACCCCGCCGCTCGGTACCAGTCGACGGTGTGAGTGAACCCGTCGATGAGGCCGAACTTGCTGGGTACTCCCTCCGCCATCGGAGCGCTAGATGGGGTCCAATCGGCGTGAAGCAACTCCTTAGCCTTGCCCAAACCGAAGACCGAAGGGGTGTTTGTCAGAGAAGACCAAGCATCCACAAGGGCTCCGGCGGTCAAAATGCCTGGGTCGGGAAGCCTTATCAGACGGGGTTTCGCGCCCATGACGTGCGCTGCGCCGCGCATGATTTCCGTCCAGGTGTATCCGTCGCGCCGCACATCGGAGAGCTCAACGAGACCCAAAACGGGTGTCCGGCAGAACGCAACGAGCTTCGCCGCCGCGTCCTCGACATGGATCATGGCGACGCGTGAGGCCTGCGACAGCACCGGCAAGACCGGGCTGCGAGCGGCCAGCTGGAACAGCCCGAGCGTCTCGGTGTCCCCCGGACCATAGATCGCCGGCGGGCGAACGATGAGGGCGCTGGGATCGGCGGCGCGCACCGCGTCCTCGCCCGCCCGCTTGCTGGCGGCGTAGTTCGAGAGGGACGGCTCGCGGGCCGCGAGGCTGGAAACCAGGATGAACCGGGCTCCGGCGGCCCTGGCCGCTTCGGCCGCGGCGCGGGCGCCGTCTTGGTTCACCCGATTGAAGCCCTCCAGGGTCGTCGCCTTGATCAGGCCGGCGACGTGGATGAAGACTTCTGCGCCCGTCGACAGCCGCTCCAGCGCGCCGGGTGTTCCAAGGTCGCCGGTGACGACCTCGACTTCGATGTCGCGCCAGAAGGCGTGGACGGGGTCGCGGCGCACCAGGACGCGAGGCCGCCAGCCGTCCTGGGCCAGCGCGCGCACCAGG is a genomic window containing:
- the spt gene encoding serine palmitoyltransferase, giving the protein MGLFDKHLAYRDAYKAIQDVGANPFKVRFDAVHSPTEGVVDGRPTILLGTNNYLGLTFDEQAIAASVKAVQERGTGTTGSRIANGSFESHVELEQELAKFYGRKHAMVFTTGYQANLGVLSTLVGRGDHLILDADSHASIYDGSRLGHAEVIRFRHNDPEDLAKRLRRLGDAPGERLIVVEGIYSMIGDVAPLKEIAAVKREMGGYLLVDEAHSMGVLGATGRGLAEAAGVEEDVDFIVGTFSKSLGAIGGFCVSDHDDFDVMRVVCRPYMFTASLPPAVAASTVTALRRMVEQPELRDRLNRNAKRLYDGLTAMGFLTGPSASPIVAATMPDQERAIAMWNGLLQAGVYLNLALPPATPDSRPLLRASVSAAHTDEQIDAVLKTYGEIGAALGVIEPLKRARA
- a CDS encoding acyl carrier protein; the encoded protein is MIRMETVTDLSLREIGVAATKVLGRAVEVRAESHIGRDLAVDSLALMNIIMELEDTFDISIPLDRLASVETAGDLSKLINDLRTRA
- the cerR gene encoding ceramide reductase, which translates into the protein MATDARGVVAVTGATGFLGRHLVRALAQDGWRPRVLVRRDPVHAFWRDIEVEVVTGDLGTPGALERLSTGAEVFIHVAGLIKATTLEGFNRVNQDGARAAAEAARAAGARFILVSSLAAREPSLSNYAASKRAGEDAVRAADPSALIVRPPAIYGPGDTETLGLFQLAARSPVLPVLSQASRVAMIHVEDAAAKLVAFCRTPVLGLVELSDVRRDGYTWTEIMRGAAHVMGAKPRLIRLPDPGILTAGALVDAWSSLTNTPSVFGLGKAKELLHADWTPSSAPMAEGVPSKFGLIDGFTHTVDWYRAAGWLPKNIVA